A region of the Acetonema longum DSM 6540 genome:
GTGATCACATCATCCAAACTAACGCTTTTGCCGGTAAAGGGCCCTCCCATAATGATCTCACCATATTCCCCGGCAATTCCGCCGGCCGCCTCAATCAGATCCCCTATCCTTGCACCAATAGGCACATCCAGGAATACTTGAGGCTCAACCCCGTTTTTCAAGCGCCCGGCTACCGTTACATGCTTGCTAATAACCGGTTTGTTAAAATCGACGGCTTCAGCAACGCGCGCCAAAGTTTCGACGTTGGAAACAACGGCCCGGGCGGCCGCAGGTAATTGATCCGGTGCTAACCTGGCGCCGAGGATTTCCCGGACAATAGCCCGCTCTTCACCCATTGGATATATATCCGGCAGTTCGGCGATTGCAATGTCCCGGTCTTTTATTACATCCCGCAGCGCCTCAACAGCCCGGCGATTCTTGCCCTTCACCGCAAAAATCCCCTTGTTCGCGTTTACAGCCTGCATGGCATAGAGCAAACCTTTATATATAAGTTCAGGATGATCGGTCAGCTGTTTAACGTTGTGCGCCAGCACCGGTTCACATTCGACGCCGTTGGCAATGACCAAGCCGCCGCTAAGGTCCGCGGCAAACTTGACATGGGCAGGAAAGCCGGCTCCTCCCATGCCGACGATACCGGCATCCTTGATGACATCGATCAAATCGCCTTTCCTGCTCAAAGGTTTATAATTCTTTTGTTGTTCTTCATAAGCTTCTATAACGATTGCTTGACCGCTAACTTCTGCAACGCGCCCGCAAACGCTAGCGTGCAGGTTTGAACCAAGACCGTTTAAACTTGCAATCAGCTCTCCTTGTTCAATGTTGTTCCCTATTTTCACCAAAGGGATAGACGGATTCCCAAC
Encoded here:
- the prdC gene encoding proline reductase-associated electron transfer protein PrdC — translated: MKKLFRILLRQHVGNPSIPLVKIGNNIEQGELIASLNGLGSNLHASVCGRVAEVSGQAIVIEAYEEQQKNYKPLSRKGDLIDVIKDAGIVGMGGAGFPAHVKFAADLSGGLVIANGVECEPVLAHNVKQLTDHPELIYKGLLYAMQAVNANKGIFAVKGKNRRAVEALRDVIKDRDIAIAELPDIYPMGEERAIVREILGARLAPDQLPAAARAVVSNVETLARVAEAVDFNKPVISKHVTVAGRLKNGVEPQVFLDVPIGARIGDLIEAAGGIAGEYGEIIMGGPFTGKSVSLDDVITKTSGGILVTIPFPHESRKMGILVCACGASEARLREIADRMGSPVAGVEFCKQVVEIRGNLKCENPGNCPGQAEKVLKLKKSGAEVLLISNCTACSNTIMGIAPKMKLSVYHHTDHVLRTVNHSLVRRLKS